A single window of Nicotiana sylvestris chromosome 3, ASM39365v2, whole genome shotgun sequence DNA harbors:
- the LOC138888368 gene encoding uncharacterized protein, which produces MDRMTLAFIYRSLKEILANQQKILDSQSAVAKAVDSHGKDLKDFAREHKKLRKTRASKESVKALREDVDKLKADQLPLDLLFEDPAPAAAPIAETQQLPKKKRKLSSANEAIIQLADPPEASSNQPQNVPDIQPQKILDSQAALAKAVDSHGKALKEHAREHKKLRKTWASKESVKTLREDVDKLKADQLPLDLLFEDPAPAAAPIAETQQLPKNKRKLPSANEAIIQLADPLEAFSSQPQDVPDIQPVQVQAPVTVAEQQETGNQSEVPQKILDSQAALAKAVDSHGKALKEHAREHKKLRKTWASKESVKTLREDVDKLKADQLPLDLLFEDPAPAAAPIAETQQLPKNKRKLPSANEAIIQLADPLEAFSSQPQDVPDIQPVQVQAPVTVAEQQETGNQSEVPVHTEDQGTIHVPMQTNEA; this is translated from the exons ATGGACCGCATGACACTAGCTTTTATATATCGgtcacttaaggagattcttgccaaccagcaaAAGATCCTCGATTCTCAGTCTGCCGTGGCTAAggcggtggattcacatggcaaggacCTGAAGGATtttgccagggagcacaagaagctgcgcaaaacacgggcttccaaggagtctgtgaaggcgctgagggaggatgttgacaaactgaaggcagaccagctgcctttagacttgttattcgaggatccagccccagcagcagcaccGATAGCAGAGACACAGcagcttccaaagaagaagaggaagctctcTAGTGCAAatgaggcgatcatccagttggcggatccaccggaggcttcctccaaTCAGCCACAGAatgttcctgatattcagccC caaAAGATCCTCGATTCTCAGGCTGCCTTAGCTAAGGCGGTGGATTCACATGGTAAGGCCCTGAAGGAGCATGCTAGGGAACACAAGAAGTTGCGCAAAACatgggcttccaaggagtctgtgaagacgctgagggaggatgttgacaaactgaaggcagaccagctgcctttagacttgctattcgaggatccagccccagcagcagcaccGATAGCAGAGACACAGCAGCTTCCAAAGAATAAGAGAAAGCTCCCCAGTGCAAATGAGgctatcatccagttggcggatcCACTGGAGGCTttctccagtcagccacaggatgttcctgatattcagccCGTACAGGTCCAAGCCCCAGTCACAgtagctgagcagcaggagaccgggaaccagtctgaggttccc caaAAGATCCTCGATTCTCAGGCTGCCTTAGCTAAGGCGGTGGATTCACATGGTAAGGCCCTGAAGGAGCATGCTAGGGAACACAAGAAGTTGCGCAAAACatgggcttccaaggagtctgtgaagacgctgagggaggatgttgacaaactgaaggcagaccagctgcctttagacttgctattcgaggatccagccccagcagcagcaccGATAGCAGAGACACAGCAGCTTCCAAAGAATAAGAGAAAGCTCCCCAGTGCAAATGAGgctatcatccagttggcggatcCACTGGAGGCTttctccagtcagccacaggatgttcctgatattcagccCGTACAGGTCCAAGCCCCAGTCACAgtagctgagcagcaggagaccgggaaccagtctgaggttcccgtacatacagaggaccaggggaccaTTCATGTCCCCATGCAGACAAacgaggcttag